The Collimonas fungivorans Ter331 genome has a segment encoding these proteins:
- a CDS encoding carbohydrate ABC transporter permease, which produces MPAQTPAITPARPQPSDLAAAGKPRRRSTASRRNRAAIWFLAPACLMTAVYVLYPIFYTIYLSFFNWDGMMKPEFIGLANYVEMLHAPTFHVALKNNLTWLLLFLLAPPAGLIAALYLNQKVRGIRLIKALFFAPFVLSGVVVGLIFSWFYDPTFGLLTLLLGHGVPVLGDPRYVTFGIIFAALWPQTAYCMILFLTGLTSINADQVEAARMEGAKGWSMLRYVILPQLRSTTFMAFVVTIIGALRSFDLISVMSSGGPFESSTVLAYYTYDQAIKYYRQGYSAAIAVTLFAIMLIYIVYQLRRLLRDER; this is translated from the coding sequence ATGCCCGCCCAAACGCCTGCCATTACGCCAGCAAGGCCGCAGCCCTCCGATCTTGCGGCGGCCGGCAAGCCGCGCCGCCGCAGCACCGCCTCCAGAAGGAACCGCGCCGCGATCTGGTTCCTGGCGCCGGCCTGCCTGATGACGGCGGTGTATGTGCTATATCCGATCTTTTACACAATTTATCTCAGTTTCTTTAATTGGGACGGCATGATGAAACCCGAGTTCATCGGGCTGGCGAACTATGTCGAGATGCTGCACGCACCGACATTTCATGTCGCGTTAAAGAACAACCTGACCTGGCTGCTGCTGTTCTTGCTGGCGCCGCCGGCCGGCCTGATCGCGGCGCTCTACCTGAATCAGAAAGTGCGCGGCATACGCTTGATCAAGGCATTGTTTTTTGCGCCCTTTGTTTTGTCGGGGGTAGTGGTCGGGCTGATCTTCAGCTGGTTTTACGATCCGACGTTTGGCTTGCTGACGCTCTTGCTGGGGCATGGCGTACCGGTATTGGGAGACCCGCGCTATGTCACGTTCGGCATCATCTTCGCCGCGCTGTGGCCGCAGACAGCGTACTGCATGATCCTGTTTCTCACCGGGCTGACCTCGATCAACGCCGACCAGGTAGAGGCGGCGCGCATGGAGGGAGCCAAAGGCTGGAGCATGCTGCGCTATGTCATTCTGCCGCAACTGAGGTCAACTACCTTCATGGCGTTTGTGGTGACCATCATCGGCGCACTGCGCAGTTTCGATCTTATTTCCGTCATGAGCAGCGGCGGTCCCTTCGAAAGCTCGACCGTGCTGGCTTATTACACTTATGACCAGGCCATCAAATACTATCGCCAGGGCTATTCGGCGGCGATTGCCGTCACGCTGTTCGCCATCATGCTGATCTACATCGTTTATCAATTGCGCCGCCTGCTGCGCGACGAACGCTAA
- a CDS encoding carbohydrate ABC transporter permease — MFPMPIEKWKASNRILYKLSLPVALLIWLLPILAVLVTSVRSTDELMEGNYWGWPKDFAMLANYREALTASPMLHYFWNSCLITIPSVIGAIALAAMAGYALSTYKFRGNTLLFATFVACNFVPQQILMIPVREISVSLGLFNTVSGLILFHVAMQTGFCTLFLRNFIKQLPYEMIEAARIEGAGEWTVFYRIVLPLIKPALAALAVLVFTFVWNDYFWALCLTQGDDVAPITVGVAALKGQWTTAWNLVSAGSVLAAIPSVLLFFLMQKQFVVGLTFGASKG, encoded by the coding sequence ATGTTTCCCATGCCCATAGAAAAATGGAAGGCGTCCAACCGCATCCTGTACAAACTGTCGTTGCCGGTCGCCTTGCTGATATGGCTGCTGCCGATATTGGCAGTGCTGGTGACTTCGGTACGTTCGACCGACGAACTGATGGAAGGCAATTACTGGGGCTGGCCTAAAGATTTCGCCATGCTGGCTAACTATCGCGAGGCGCTTACCGCGTCGCCGATGTTGCATTACTTCTGGAACAGCTGCCTGATCACGATACCGTCGGTGATCGGCGCCATTGCATTGGCCGCCATGGCCGGTTATGCGCTGTCGACTTACAAATTCCGGGGTAATACGCTGTTGTTCGCCACCTTCGTGGCATGCAATTTTGTGCCGCAACAGATCCTCATGATTCCCGTGCGCGAAATCTCCGTGTCGCTGGGTTTGTTTAATACGGTGAGCGGCCTGATCCTTTTCCATGTCGCCATGCAAACCGGCTTTTGCACGCTGTTCCTGCGCAACTTTATCAAGCAATTGCCTTACGAAATGATCGAAGCGGCGCGCATCGAGGGGGCAGGCGAGTGGACGGTTTTCTATCGTATCGTGCTGCCGCTGATCAAGCCGGCGCTGGCGGCGCTGGCAGTCCTGGTTTTTACGTTTGTCTGGAACGACTATTTCTGGGCGTTGTGCCTGACCCAGGGCGACGATGTGGCGCCGATCACGGTTGGGGTGGCGGCGCTCAAGGGACAATGGACCACCGCCTGGAATCTGGTCTCGGCCGGATCGGTCTTGGCGGCGATACCGTCGGTACTGTTGTTCTTTCTGATGCAAAAGCAGTTTGTCGTCGGTCTTACGTTCGGGGCTAGCAAGGGCTGA
- a CDS encoding SDR family oxidoreductase, translating into MGAIYTLHPQHQSHQPGSEAAMEPTPRSDPLARKTGGKLADKVALITGGDSGIGRAIALAYAAEGASVAIVYLDEHADAKETMYMVEELGGQCLLLDGDVGDENSCIRMVEQVIAKFGRLDILVNNAGQQFPQAHIEDISAEQLEKTFRTNIFSMFFMVKAAKPYLRAGARIINTASVTAYRGSERLLDYSATKGAIVAFTRSLAQQLLEDEIHVNAVAPGPVWTPLIPASFSADEVARFGKDVPMKRPGQPNEVAPCYVFLATEGASYMSGQVLHPNGGEIING; encoded by the coding sequence ATGGGCGCCATATACACATTGCATCCGCAGCATCAATCGCATCAGCCCGGCTCCGAAGCGGCCATGGAGCCCACGCCTCGATCCGATCCCCTGGCCCGTAAGACTGGCGGTAAACTCGCCGATAAGGTTGCGCTGATTACTGGCGGCGACAGCGGCATCGGCCGCGCTATTGCATTGGCTTATGCGGCAGAAGGCGCCAGCGTCGCAATTGTGTATCTGGATGAGCATGCCGACGCCAAAGAAACCATGTACATGGTCGAAGAGCTGGGCGGACAGTGCCTCTTGCTCGATGGCGACGTTGGCGATGAAAATTCCTGCATTCGCATGGTCGAGCAAGTCATTGCAAAATTCGGCAGGCTCGATATCTTGGTCAACAATGCAGGCCAGCAATTTCCACAGGCGCACATCGAAGATATTTCCGCGGAACAGCTTGAGAAAACTTTCCGCACTAATATTTTTTCCATGTTTTTCATGGTCAAGGCGGCAAAACCTTATTTGCGCGCCGGCGCCAGGATCATTAATACCGCATCCGTGACCGCTTATCGCGGCAGCGAGCGCCTGCTCGACTATTCAGCAACCAAAGGCGCCATCGTGGCGTTCACGCGTTCGCTCGCGCAACAGTTGCTGGAGGATGAAATCCATGTGAACGCCGTTGCGCCAGGTCCGGTCTGGACACCTCTGATACCGGCAAGCTTTTCGGCTGACGAGGTAGCGCGCTTCGGCAAGGATGTCCCGATGAAAAGGCCGGGGCAGCCGAACGAGGTGGCCCCCTGCTATGTATTCCTGGCTACCGAGGGGGCGTCTTACATGAGTGGCCAGGTGCTGCATCCGAATGGCGGTGAAATAATCAAT